The DNA sequence ATATTGGTTTGAATATTGTTACATTGCAATTAAGCAATGGCGAATGTGTTATTACTGTAGCAGATACCTTTTTTGTTAAACATGAAAATGTTTTTGCTGGAGGCTTTTATGATGGAGCTGCCTTATCGCAACAGCTTGCTACTTGCTTCGAATACATTTACTATGGAGGTTTTTACGATGGCTATGCATTGTCGCAACAATTAGCTTCTTGCATAGAATACGTTTACAATGGAGGCTTTTATGATGGAACTGCATTGAATTTCTTAACTTGTTCAGAACAATTGCCTATTCAATTGTTAGAATTAACTGCTTTCTGGGATAATGATGATGGTATAATACAGTGGATTACGGCTTCAGAAATCTCAAATTCAGGATTCTTTGTTCAAAAAAGAAATTCAGAAAACGAATTTATAGATGTTGGCTTTGTAAATGGAGCTGGCAATAGTAATGAACTAAATGTTTACACTTGGGTTGATTACAATTTGATAAATAGCGATGAAAATGAGTTTTATTACAGATTAAAGCAAGTTGACTTTGATGGTCAATATACAACTACAGATGTGGTTGTGTTAAGTAAAAACAGCATAAGCAATAGTGATTGCTCATTCACCGCTAGTTTGTTCCCAAATCCTGCATCACAGTCTGGAGCTGTTAATGTGCTTATAAACAACCCTGAAGAAGGTAATATTTCTATATTTATAACTGACATTTTAGGCAGGACACTGTATAGTGCTAAAACTTCAATACAATCTGGGCTTGTATTATATCAACTTCCTGAGTTGAACTTGTCTCCTGCAAAATATAATGTTATGCTAATTCACTCTTCAGGTCAAATAGTACTTCCTTTTATAATAACAAAATAAAATCCCCTAAAAGAGTGTTAAGTCTTTTATGTTTTTTTGTTATGAATTTAAATATAATCAAATTTGACTTTATACACTTTTTTACAGTATCACTTTTTTTTAGGATAGTACCATTAATCTCCTTAAAAACACCAACTAACTGCCTTATAATAAAAGACATACAATTGTATTAAATTCTAAATAAAATTAAGTTAATTCAGAAATCAGTACAAATTATATTTTAAAAAATATAGATTAAAATTATAATATTTGTATATTTGTTTTGAAATTGCTTAAATTTTACTTAAATAATATATGAATAATATTTCTCAGGCAAAAAGAGTTATTTATTTTTTCATTCTATTTTGCTTATATCTTCCGGTTGAGAGCAATAATCTAGCTATTAGTGGTGTGTCTCGTACTGGAGCTGATAGAGATGTGATAACAGCAACTATTTCATGGGAAAA is a window from the Bacteroidales bacterium genome containing:
- a CDS encoding T9SS type A sorting domain-containing protein; amino-acid sequence: MVTLIVTNNTNNLKDTIVIGVPVYPLPLANITREAPQDGYYVSAGEVINFFSNSSNTISAPPSEWHWDLSNGTFSTDTNPSGIIYGPANIGLNIVTLQLSNGECVITVADTFFVKHENVFAGGFYDGAALSQQLATCFEYIYYGGFYDGYALSQQLASCIEYVYNGGFYDGTALNFLTCSEQLPIQLLELTAFWDNDDGIIQWITASEISNSGFFVQKRNSENEFIDVGFVNGAGNSNELNVYTWVDYNLINSDENEFYYRLKQVDFDGQYTTTDVVVLSKNSISNSDCSFTASLFPNPASQSGAVNVLINNPEEGNISIFITDILGRTLYSAKTSIQSGLVLYQLPELNLSPAKYNVMLIHSSGQIVLPFIITK